One Takifugu flavidus isolate HTHZ2018 chromosome 3, ASM371156v2, whole genome shotgun sequence genomic window, TGTGCCCCCAGCCGCTGATGGTGCAGCAGAAGTAGTCGGGGAAGGTGGTGTTCTTGTCGGGGAGGCAGATGGGGCTGATGAACGGCGTTCTCTTCGCACAGCGCCCGTCCTGTTTCTTCAGCTTGATCAGAACTGCACAAAACAAACGTGGCGGTCACGGGAGGGGACCAAGGAGGAGATGGTACaccaggagggagagagagagtgtgtgttcagggaaTACCAATGTCATGTAGCGTTGGGTTAAACACCGAGAACTGCTTGGGGAAGATGTATTTGTCCACGCCGAACGTCCTCGCGTTGTGGTCGGTGACGTTAAATCGCTGCTGGCCGAGCACCACGCGGATCTGAGACAGCAACGGGCTGGAAGACAAAAGCAGGGGAGCATTTCCTGTTGACTTGTGATGGATGAGGAAGCACAGGGGACATCTACGGGGGACACATGCGGCCCATCCCGAACAATCTGATCAAACTACTGAAAtctacagaatcccagggccagaccccaacaagcaacaatgaCATCAAAGGGGAAACCGGAGCTGCTGTGTGAGGCGTGTTTAGGTTTCCCTTGAACGAGACGCTGGGTTAAATATAGCCAGTTCATAAAGGGAGGTCAGAGTCACCGCATTTTGATGTTTGACCCCCTCATCAGACTGTAAATGCTGCGGCCACGGCGACTCCTGCTAGCTGGAGACAAAGCATGCTGAAGAACACAAATGCGACGATCGTACTTGCGGAAGAAGCAGTGAGCGGCCGACACGATCcagcaggaggacaccaggGTGCCGGCGCAGAAGTCCCGCTCCCCGACATAAATGGCCACCATCCAGGGATGAGTACCCGGCAGGGCCGAGTTTCCGCCCAGTATCCTTCCCCTGGCGACGGCTAACCTCTTCTTGTGCCTTTTCCCGCAGACGGGCCGTTTGCTCGGCGTGGATGGTCTGGGAGTCTTAACGAGGGGCGGCAGGTTAAAGGGAATAATCCTTCGGGATGATGCTGaaggaagagggaaaaaggaattctttcatttcaaagcaTCTCTTGGATTCAActtaaaaaacattaaaaaaaagttctaCGGGGGAACATTAGGGACATGAaactaataaaaataattgaattTTTAGAATCCCTGCCCAAACTGCCACCCTGCAGAGCAGCGTGACCCAGAGCGGATGAGCCGGATTCttgttttcagttttcatcAGCGATCCTGCACGTCCATCATAAGAGAGGAGGCATTTAATGAGGTGTTCAGCTGTTGATGGCAGATGTCACCGACTGTGACACATAATCAACACCAAGAGAATGAAGATATCGAATGACGCAGCGGGCCGCTTTGATAAATGGCCTCCGCTCTTCACATGTTACCATGACGACGCTTTTGTTTGAATATAAGCGGCTAAATGGGGCTTATTAAAAAAGGTGCCGACGGTGTAGAATTGATAAAAATGGGCTTTTGTACTTTTTGTTTTCCTCCGTGCCAAATGTACTCACACACAGCCATCCTGCAGGAGGGTAATCTGCAGTAATCCCAGGAGATGGCGCCGTCACTTAGCGTGTAGCACCAGGGCATCTTGTCCCCATCTGGGTTtctgcagagagaagcagatTTACAACATTACCAGAGCAACCAAGCCCTTGTTTCACATGCTTTTGCTTCTTTGATGCTAATGCTGCAACTATACGTGGAACCACAACATGTTGTTCATGAATCGCCGTGCTACGAAGAAAAGTGGTGGCGATTAAATAATTACATGCGTTTCTTGGATGCTTTTATGGTTAAACGCGAGCGCCGACGCATCGGAGTCTTCTCTCTGTGTAATTAGGATCAGGTTGTGATGTTAGCGGACGCAGGATAAGTCATCAAAAGGGGCGTACCTGCAGAAGGCGTGATCCCCGAGGCCCCGGAGAGGCGAGGCGTCCACGGTGCCCACGTGGAGCTCGTCGTACAGCAGGTCCGAGTTCCACGCCAGACAGCGGCCGCCGGAGACCGTGGTTCTCGCCACCCCTCTGTAATCTGCGCCCCTGCTGTTGTAGCACTCCGAGTCCAGTTCtgcagacacccccccccacacgcaaACATCACAAACCCGTCTGAAGAGCAACTCCGCGGCGCAGATCACAGGTCTCCTCCCTTCGCTCTGGAATCAAGCTGGAACAAGCCTTTCCCAAAATATCTTTCCATTTGCACCCGCGACAAAACCTACAACAGCTGAGCGCAACTTTAGCTGCTCGCTCATGTCCTCAcctgccgtcatctacctcacATGCAGGCGCGACCCCAGCGCCATCCCTTCACTCACCAACGCTGCAGTGGGGCCCGCTGTAGCCGCGTCTGCAGTAGCACACCTCCTGGCCGGTGGACACGATCAGGCGACACGCGCCATCATTCTGACATGGGTTTGAGCGGCACGCTGGAAACACACGGCCAACACAGATGTTAGTCCCGTATTCAAAATAATCTGTCTCTATGTCTACGTGGTTTAGTTTAAGCGATTAAGTGCTTTTCTTTTAGCTGCGTTGCTGCTTGACGCTCCGCAAACATATAAACTCAGACTGAATAAATGCAACACAGCTAACATTTAGCTAAACACCCCCATAAAACCTCCAGACGCTAAAGCATTAACCATATATTTCCTGAAGTGGCAATTACACCTAATGTTTCCAAATCTTTAACATTGTGCTTCAGACTCATTAGCATCTTGTTTAACGATGCTGCAAACGGCTCCCCACGTGTCCCTGATGCCCTCGTAGCCTCGTATCTCTACTACTGACTTCATTTTAAGTGGCCTCTCGAACACTTGATATGGAAAAGAAAGAGTAGACCGTAAAAAAGTAATATACTCTCTGTGTTAGTGTTTTTCAGGACTTTATTTCAGTCAAACTGTCTTGGATTAG contains:
- the LOC130522613 gene encoding hepatocyte growth factor activator isoform X2 produces the protein MAYVISLLLLCVFASRAHTLVPGFGPVISRDSYKPGRKVFTTRGKECKFPFRQGGRIHHHCITFLSSQPWCSLTHNFDRDRQFGFCAADQAQPEEKCYETTHLHYYDTGESWGRIHLRNVEQCTCMAGEIKCERVAYTTCRSNPCQNDGACRLIVSTGQEVCYCRRGYSGPHCSVELDSECYNSRGADYRGVARTTVSGGRCLAWNSDLLYDELHVGTVDASPLRGLGDHAFCRNPDGDKMPWCYTLSDGAISWDYCRLPSCRMAVSSSRRIIPFNLPPLVKTPRPSTPSKRPVCGKRHKKRLAVARGRILGGNSALPGTHPWMVAIYVGERDFCAGTLVSSCWIVSAAHCFFRNPLLSQIRVVLGQQRFNVTDHNARTFGVDKYIFPKQFSVFNPTLHDIVLIKLKKQDGRCAKRTPFISPICLPDKNTTFPDYFCCTISGWGHMHEKAQGYSSLQEAGVRLIPHDTCRKPNVYSNHVTDGMLCAGLGKCADACQGDSGGPLACTRDDVSFLYGIISWGEGCGRSGKPGVYTNVVKYIDWINSVIKRKTVKGSRS
- the LOC130522613 gene encoding hepatocyte growth factor activator isoform X1, producing MAYVISLLLLCVFASRAHTLVPGFGPVISRDSYKPGRKVFTTRGKECKFPFRQGGRIHHHCITFLSSQPWCSLTHNFDRDRQFGFCAADQAQPEVFVQSSSRGVSDPCGVDPCQNGGVCALIPHTAAFECSCPERFTGTLCEHKKCYETTHLHYYDTGESWGRIHLRNVEQCTCMAGEIKCERVAYTTCRSNPCQNDGACRLIVSTGQEVCYCRRGYSGPHCSVELDSECYNSRGADYRGVARTTVSGGRCLAWNSDLLYDELHVGTVDASPLRGLGDHAFCRNPDGDKMPWCYTLSDGAISWDYCRLPSCRMAVSSSRRIIPFNLPPLVKTPRPSTPSKRPVCGKRHKKRLAVARGRILGGNSALPGTHPWMVAIYVGERDFCAGTLVSSCWIVSAAHCFFRNPLLSQIRVVLGQQRFNVTDHNARTFGVDKYIFPKQFSVFNPTLHDIVLIKLKKQDGRCAKRTPFISPICLPDKNTTFPDYFCCTISGWGHMHEKAQGYSSLQEAGVRLIPHDTCRKPNVYSNHVTDGMLCAGLGKCADACQGDSGGPLACTRDDVSFLYGIISWGEGCGRSGKPGVYTNVVKYIDWINSVIKRKTVKGSRS
- the LOC130522613 gene encoding hepatocyte growth factor activator isoform X3, which produces MAYVISLLLLCVFASRAHTLVPGFGPVISRDSYKPGRKEKCYETTHLHYYDTGESWGRIHLRNVEQCTCMAGEIKCERVAYTTCRSNPCQNDGACRLIVSTGQEVCYCRRGYSGPHCSVELDSECYNSRGADYRGVARTTVSGGRCLAWNSDLLYDELHVGTVDASPLRGLGDHAFCRNPDGDKMPWCYTLSDGAISWDYCRLPSCRMAVSSSRRIIPFNLPPLVKTPRPSTPSKRPVCGKRHKKRLAVARGRILGGNSALPGTHPWMVAIYVGERDFCAGTLVSSCWIVSAAHCFFRNPLLSQIRVVLGQQRFNVTDHNARTFGVDKYIFPKQFSVFNPTLHDIVLIKLKKQDGRCAKRTPFISPICLPDKNTTFPDYFCCTISGWGHMHEKAQGYSSLQEAGVRLIPHDTCRKPNVYSNHVTDGMLCAGLGKCADACQGDSGGPLACTRDDVSFLYGIISWGEGCGRSGKPGVYTNVVKYIDWINSVIKRKTVKGSRS